In a single window of the Zea mays cultivar B73 chromosome 5, Zm-B73-REFERENCE-NAM-5.0, whole genome shotgun sequence genome:
- the LOC100285172 gene encoding eukaryotic peptide chain release factor subunit 1-1 isoform X1 translates to MSDGQETDKNIEIWKIKKLIKALESARGNGTSMISLIMPPRDQISRVTKMLGDEYGTASNIKSRVNRQSVLAAITSAQQRLKLYNKVPPNGLVLYTGTIVTEDGKEKKVTIDFEPFKPINASLYLCDNKFHTEALNELLESDDKFGFIVMDGNGTLFGTLSGNTREVLHKFTVDLPKKHGRGGQSALRFARLRMEKRHNYVRKTAELATQFFINPATSQPNVAGLILAGSADFKTELSQSDMFDQRLQAKILNVVDVSYGGENGFNQAIELSAEILANVKFIQEKKLIGKYFEEISQDTGKYVFGVDDTLKALEMGAVETLIVWENLDVNRYVLKNTATGETVIKHLNKEQEADQSHFRDPSTNAELEVQEKTSLLEWFANEYKKFGCTLEFVTNKSQEGSQFCRGFGGIGGMLRYQLDIRSFDELSDDEGVYEDSD, encoded by the coding sequence ATGTCTGACGGTCAGGAAACTGACAAAAACATTGAGATttggaagatcaagaagttgatcaAGGCATTGGAATCTGCTAGAGGCAATGGCACCAGCATGATCTCTCTGATTATGCCACCACGTGACCAAATTTCCCGTGTGACCAAGATGTTGGGTGATGAATATGGTACTGCTTCAAATATTAAGAGTAGAGTCAACCGGCAATCTGTTTTAGCAGCCATCACCTCAGCTCAGCAGAGGCTGAAGCTGTATAACAAGGTTCCCCCAAATGGACTTGTTCTCTACACTGGAACAATTGTTACTGAAGATGGCAAGGAAAAGAAAGTCACTATTGATTTTGAGCCCTTCAAGCCTATCAATGCATCCCTGTACCTTTGTGACAATAAGTTCCACACTGAAGCTTTGAATGAACTCTTGGAATCTGATGACAAGTTTGGTTTCATTGTTATGGATGGTAATGGAACTCTTTTTGGTACACTGAGTGGCAATACTCGTGAAGTGCTTCACAAATTCACTGTTGATCTCCCAAAGAAGCATGGAAGAGGAGGTCAATCTGCCCTTCGCTTTGCTCGGCTTCGAATGGAAAAACGTCATAATTATGTCCGAAAGACAGCTGAGCTTGCTACACAATTTTTTATCAATCCAGCTACCAGTCAGCCTAATGTTGCTGGACTTATATTGGCTGGTTCTGCTGATTTTAAGACAGAACTGAGCCAATCTGACATGTTTGATCAGCGTCTCCAGGCCAAAATACTTAATGTTGTTGATGTTTCATATGGTGGGGAGAACGGTTTTAACCAAGCTATTGAGTTGTCAGCTGAAATTCTAGCAAATGTGAAGTTCATACAAGAGAAAAAGCTGATTGGAAAGTATTTTGAAGAAATTAGTCAAGATACGGGTAAGTATGTGTTTGGTGTTGATGACACACTGAAAGCCCTTGAAATGGGCGCTGTGGAAACACTGATAGTGTGGGAAAACCTTGATGTCAACAGATATGTGCTTAAGAATACTGCAACTGGAGAAACTGTTATCAAACATCTGAATAAAGAGCAAGAAGCTGACCAGAGTCATTTCCGTGATCCATCTACCAATGCTGAGCTGGAGGTTCAGGAGAAAACTTCGCTCTTGGAATGGTTTGCCAATGAGTACAAAAAGTTTGGGTGCACACTTGAGTTTGTTACCAACAAATCTCAAGAAGGATCTCAGTTTTGCAGAGGATTTGGTGGCATTGGTGGCATGTTGCGCTATCAACTGGACATCCGTTCTTTCGACGAGCTTTCTGATGACGAAGGTGTCTATGAAGATTCTGATTAA